A window of the Arcobacter sp. F155 genome harbors these coding sequences:
- a CDS encoding peptidoglycan synthetase, protein MQITSLLDIIDGRLLNQPSISFIYSIKTNPRKVKEGDLFIVQNKEHIKEALENGAFGLIVDENTQIIDNEIAWIKVPNLNEAIVKLIRFQLSNKKLTAFYCNSVSYDLFEILKKPNSHSKIKLIPKELSKLFKFIDDIEDNDTIICSCQKTLDDIYPVNFDFNTKQYEIKNLIEHSIFETTFSYQDRYFPKIKIPSLYLKEFLDVYSFLGFDADLNKLKRFNKLRPIFVDKLINHTDYGRTDKFLLAQENKELVEEEIKYLRNKYKYAKILYFSFEEETHSENIEYIHLTSISNIKAFLKKNSFNAAYFVGLNYDTLYEQVSQENNEPTLI, encoded by the coding sequence GTGCAAATTACATCTTTATTAGATATTATTGATGGTAGGTTATTAAACCAACCATCAATCTCTTTTATATATTCAATTAAAACTAATCCAAGAAAAGTAAAAGAAGGTGACCTTTTTATTGTTCAAAATAAAGAACATATCAAAGAAGCACTTGAAAATGGAGCTTTTGGACTAATTGTTGATGAAAATACACAAATAATTGACAATGAAATTGCATGGATAAAAGTTCCTAATCTTAATGAAGCAATTGTTAAACTAATAAGATTTCAACTTTCAAATAAAAAACTTACTGCCTTTTATTGTAATAGTGTTAGTTATGACTTATTTGAAATACTTAAGAAACCTAATAGTCATAGTAAAATCAAATTAATCCCTAAAGAGTTATCAAAACTTTTTAAATTTATTGATGATATTGAAGATAATGATACAATAATATGTTCATGTCAAAAAACACTTGATGATATTTATCCAGTTAATTTTGATTTTAATACTAAACAGTATGAAATAAAAAACCTAATTGAACACTCTATTTTTGAAACAACTTTTTCTTATCAAGATAGATATTTTCCTAAAATTAAAATACCTAGCTTATATTTAAAAGAGTTTTTAGATGTATATAGTTTTTTAGGTTTTGACGCAGATTTAAATAAATTAAAAAGATTTAATAAACTAAGACCTATTTTTGTAGATAAACTAATCAATCATACTGATTATGGAAGAACTGATAAGTTTTTATTAGCTCAAGAAAATAAAGAGTTAGTAGAAGAAGAGATTAAATATTTAAGAAATAAATATAAATATGCAAAAATCTTATACTTCTCTTTTGAAGAAGAGACTCATAGTGAAAATATTGAATATATTCATTTAACTTCTATTTCAAATATAAAAGCATTTTTAAAGAAAAACTCTTTTAATGCAGCATACTTTGTTGGTTTAAACTATGATACTTTATACGAACAAGTATCTCAAGAAAATAACGAACCTACTTTGATATAA